The stretch of DNA ATCCGAGTTGTTGTTTTTCGAGGTATTGTAGGAAGGTATTGGTGTGGTCAGAAACACCGGCTATTTTTCCGGAATCTCCTTCATCAAGTTTTAACAGCTTATGAAAATTGGTTATGGAAAACACCCCATTTTTAGTAGGAATTGGGTCGCCATGGGGATCATATTTAGGAAAACCCAGGTATTCATCCAATCTATTTATCAATTTATCGGAATTAATATGTTCAAGTTCTTCCGCAATATCATGAACCTCGTCCCATTTAAAATTAAGCTTATTCACTAAAAAACACTCCCATAACCGGTGTTTTCTAATAATTTGAACGGCTATCTCCTCACCCTTTTTGGTAAGGCTGACTCCTTGGTAGCGTTCGTAATTTATTAATTTCTTATCCGCTAGTTTTTTTAACATATCTGTTACCGAAGCTGCCTTAGTATTCATCACTTCTGCAATTGCATTTGTGGTTACATTCCCTACAATGTGCTCGGTAAGCTTATAAATGGCTTTTAGATAGTTTTCTTCTGTAAATGAGTTCATAATTAAAGTCTGTCAAATCTAATATTTTTTTTAGACTAACCTAAATTTTCCAAATTTTTTTTCGGCAGA from Solitalea canadensis DSM 3403 encodes:
- a CDS encoding metal-dependent transcriptional regulator; translation: MNSFTEENYLKAIYKLTEHIVGNVTTNAIAEVMNTKAASVTDMLKKLADKKLINYERYQGVSLTKKGEEIAVQIIRKHRLWECFLVNKLNFKWDEVHDIAEELEHINSDKLINRLDEYLGFPKYDPHGDPIPTKNGVFSITNFHKLLKLDEGDSGKIAGVSDHTNTFLQYLEKQQLGLGASITIKEKNEYDQSVIVSTADGRTLFLSKEVANNILVAK